A single Ptiloglossa arizonensis isolate GNS036 chromosome 2, iyPtiAriz1_principal, whole genome shotgun sequence DNA region contains:
- the LOC143143739 gene encoding putative Golgi apparatus membrane protein-like protein CG5021 isoform X2, producing MASASVPLLMDDDTIAFGEEDEAGQNNNKLKHPYVTMFHLAFRIMAIIVYMLCGLFSSSFIASFVTVVLLLSMDFWTVKNITGRLMVGLRWWNYVDDNGKSHWVYESKKNRINAAEARIFWLALILSPLLWSVFFVVALFSLKFKWLLLVCIAIVLNGANLYGYVKCKMGNDRNISAATSDFLRKQVIQNVASIMTRSPPANNPNEPTNVI from the exons ATGGCGTCTGCGTCG GTCCCTTTGCTAATGGATGACGATACAATTGCTTTTGGGGAAGAGGATGAGGCAGGCCAAAATAACAACAAACTCAA ACATCCATATGTTACCATGTTTCATTTGGCCTTCAGAATAATGGCGATAATAGTTTACATGTTGTGTGGTTTATTTTCGAGTAGTTTTATAGCTAGCTTTGTAACCGTTGTATTACTTTTGTCTATGGATTTTTGGACAGTTAAAAATATTACTGGAAGGCTGATGGTTGGCCTTAGGTGGTGGAATTACGTTGATGATAATGGAAAAAGTCATTGGGTATATGAGTCAAAAAAG AATCGCATTAatgcagcagaagctcgcatcTTTTGGTTAGCCTTAATTCTCAGTCCACTTCTGTGGTCAGTATTTTTTGTGGTAGCTCTGTTTAGCTTAAAGTTTAAGTGGTTGCTACTCGTGTGTATTGCAATTGTTTTAAATGGCGCAAATCTGTATGGATATGTAAAATGCAAAATGGGTAACGACCGAAATATATCCGCAGCTACGAGCGATTTTCTGAGAAAACAAGTTATACAAAAT GTTGCATCGATCATGACCAGAAGTCCTCCAGCGAATAATCCAAATGAACCAACTAATGTGATATAA
- the LOC143143120 gene encoding dolichyldiphosphatase 1, translated as MASLDDESCIEMKQYLVDAMQKPEWTSLSLTLVEYPQGDLFGKFLALISLIPFAIVTGFVTLILFRRDLHTISFFSGIIINECINFILKHTICEARPMRRNVHVEYGMPSMHAQFMWFFAAYTTLFICIRLHHNNNSSISERFWRIIVIAACIIVAVLVTYSRVYLLYHTNSQVLCGTFIGIIFGAVWFIITHIVLTPRFPIIVSWRISEYLLLRDTTLIPNILWFEYTNIRTEARARSRKLVSMKSQ; from the exons aTGGCATCGTTAGACGACGAATCGTGTATTGAAATGAAACAGTATCTTGTAGATGCTATGCAAAAACCGGAATGGACTTCTTTGTCTCTAACTTTAGTTGAATATCCTCAAG gtgatctttttggaaaattcttAGCTCTAATAAGTTTAATACcatttgctattgtaactggttTTGTAACATTAATTCTCTTTAGGAGAGACCTACACACA atttcATTTTTTAGTGGCATTATAATTAATGagtgtataaattttatattaaaacacACAATTTGTGAAGCCAGACCAATGAGACGTAATGTTCATGTTGAATATGGTATGCCATCAATGCATGCACAATTTATGTGGTTTTTTGCTGCATATACCACACTTTTTATATGCATCAG gtTACATCATAACAATAATAGCAGTATATCGGAAAGATTTTGGAGAATTATTGTCATTGCTGCTTGTATAATTGTTGCTGTTTTAGTAACATACAGTagagtttatttattatatcataCTAATTCTCAAGTCCTGTGTGGTACATTCATAGGAATTATATTCGGAGCAGTATGGTTCATAATAACACATATAGTACTTACACCACGTTTTCCTATCATAGTTTCATG GCGGATATCAGAGTACCTACTATTACGTGATACAACGTTAATTCCTAATATTCTCTGGTTTGAGTACACAAATATACGCACAGAGGCACGAGCACGCTCACGAAAACTTGTATCAATGAAATCGCAATGA
- the LOC143143739 gene encoding putative Golgi apparatus membrane protein-like protein CG5021 isoform X3, with the protein MDDDTIAFGEEDEAGQNNNKLKHPYVTMFHLAFRIMAIIVYMLCGLFSSSFIASFVTVVLLLSMDFWTVKNITGRLMVGLRWWNYVDDNGKSHWVYESKKGAQQNRINAAEARIFWLALILSPLLWSVFFVVALFSLKFKWLLLVCIAIVLNGANLYGYVKCKMGNDRNISAATSDFLRKQVIQNVASIMTRSPPANNPNEPTNVI; encoded by the exons ATGGATGACGATACAATTGCTTTTGGGGAAGAGGATGAGGCAGGCCAAAATAACAACAAACTCAA ACATCCATATGTTACCATGTTTCATTTGGCCTTCAGAATAATGGCGATAATAGTTTACATGTTGTGTGGTTTATTTTCGAGTAGTTTTATAGCTAGCTTTGTAACCGTTGTATTACTTTTGTCTATGGATTTTTGGACAGTTAAAAATATTACTGGAAGGCTGATGGTTGGCCTTAGGTGGTGGAATTACGTTGATGATAATGGAAAAAGTCATTGGGTATATGAGTCAAAAAAG GGTGCTCAACAGAATCGCATTAatgcagcagaagctcgcatcTTTTGGTTAGCCTTAATTCTCAGTCCACTTCTGTGGTCAGTATTTTTTGTGGTAGCTCTGTTTAGCTTAAAGTTTAAGTGGTTGCTACTCGTGTGTATTGCAATTGTTTTAAATGGCGCAAATCTGTATGGATATGTAAAATGCAAAATGGGTAACGACCGAAATATATCCGCAGCTACGAGCGATTTTCTGAGAAAACAAGTTATACAAAAT GTTGCATCGATCATGACCAGAAGTCCTCCAGCGAATAATCCAAATGAACCAACTAATGTGATATAA
- the LOC143143739 gene encoding putative Golgi apparatus membrane protein-like protein CG5021 isoform X1, which produces MASASVPLLMDDDTIAFGEEDEAGQNNNKLKHPYVTMFHLAFRIMAIIVYMLCGLFSSSFIASFVTVVLLLSMDFWTVKNITGRLMVGLRWWNYVDDNGKSHWVYESKKGAQQNRINAAEARIFWLALILSPLLWSVFFVVALFSLKFKWLLLVCIAIVLNGANLYGYVKCKMGNDRNISAATSDFLRKQVIQNVASIMTRSPPANNPNEPTNVI; this is translated from the exons ATGGCGTCTGCGTCG GTCCCTTTGCTAATGGATGACGATACAATTGCTTTTGGGGAAGAGGATGAGGCAGGCCAAAATAACAACAAACTCAA ACATCCATATGTTACCATGTTTCATTTGGCCTTCAGAATAATGGCGATAATAGTTTACATGTTGTGTGGTTTATTTTCGAGTAGTTTTATAGCTAGCTTTGTAACCGTTGTATTACTTTTGTCTATGGATTTTTGGACAGTTAAAAATATTACTGGAAGGCTGATGGTTGGCCTTAGGTGGTGGAATTACGTTGATGATAATGGAAAAAGTCATTGGGTATATGAGTCAAAAAAG GGTGCTCAACAGAATCGCATTAatgcagcagaagctcgcatcTTTTGGTTAGCCTTAATTCTCAGTCCACTTCTGTGGTCAGTATTTTTTGTGGTAGCTCTGTTTAGCTTAAAGTTTAAGTGGTTGCTACTCGTGTGTATTGCAATTGTTTTAAATGGCGCAAATCTGTATGGATATGTAAAATGCAAAATGGGTAACGACCGAAATATATCCGCAGCTACGAGCGATTTTCTGAGAAAACAAGTTATACAAAAT GTTGCATCGATCATGACCAGAAGTCCTCCAGCGAATAATCCAAATGAACCAACTAATGTGATATAA